The genomic segment GTCGCGCAGCGCACCCATGAACAGCGTGCGATGCAACGAGTCCATCCGCGGCAACAGCGAAGCAATTTCCGCCAGGAAAGGATCCGCCAGAATCGAGGTGACTTCTTCCTCGCGGCGGCTCCGCGTATCCCGGACCAGCTGGCACACGTCGACCTCGAGGGCATCAGCCAGGCGCTCCAGCGAGCCCAGGGTCGGAATCGCCTTGCCGTTCTCGATCTTCGAAATGTAGGTGCGGGGCACCTGCATCCGGCCGGCCAGTTGTCGCTGGCTCAGATGCCGAGCACGGCGGATATCACGCACCTGGTTAGCCACCTGCAACCCGGCTTCGGTCGTGGTGGGCTGGCGGTCCGGTACAGGCACCGGCCCCAGTACAGGTACTTCCTCGATGTCGAGGGGTTTGTGGCAGCGGCGGCACATTGAGTTGCTGGTGCGGAACTGAACCAGCGCGCAATGTTCGCAGCGGACAACTTCACGTGAATCGACGCTCACTAAAGTAGTCGCCATCGTATTGGTGCGGAGAGCCAGAGCGGGTTCTCCGGGGTGCATTTCTGCACCACCATATGTGCTACTGTCGGGGGAGTGAACCATAATTGTCAAGTAGAAACTTGGGGTCGCCCCTAAGTTTTCCCCATCATACTCTGAAAAACCCGAAGAAACACGAACCAAATTTGCAACATGGGAGTAAACATGACCGAGCAGAACCAGTACGGGCGCGAACAGGCTCTCAGCCTCTTACGGGAATGGACCCAGAGTGACAGCCTCCGCAAGCATGCCCTGGCGGTTGAGGCCTGCGTCGCGGCCTACGGAGAGGCCGAAGCCGATCGGCTGGGACTGTCCGGCGCCGAGCGCGAGAGCCTGCTGAACCTGTACTCGACCACCGCTCTGCTCCACGACTTCGATTACGAACGCCACCCCTCCCGCGAAGAGCACCCGTTCGTCGGCGTCCGCGAACTCGAGCGGCAAGGCTGGCCCGTGGAACTGCGCACGGCCATCCTCGGCCACGCGGAGTATTCCGGCACGCCGCGCGTCACCCACCTCGACAAGGTCCTGTTTGCCTGCGACGAACTCGCCGGCTTCCTGACCGCCTGCGCGCTGGTCAAGCCCACCAAAGCCATCGCCGACGTAGAGGTCCCCAGCGTGAAAAAGAAGATGAAGGACAAGGCCTTCGCCAAGGGCGTCAACCGGCAGGACGTGATCCAGGGCGCCGCGGAACTCGGCGTCGATCTCGATGCCCACATCGCCTTCTGCATCGAGGCGATGAAAAAGCGGGCCGCCGATCTGGGCCTTTAGAGCCTGCGGAAAAGCTCTTCCGGCGACGAATTTTCACGCGGCTTCCAGGATGCGGAATCTTCAGCAATGGGAAGTATTGGCGGTGACTCGCCCACGATAATGCGCAACTCTCAGGGCTGAGGCAATCCACTGCCAAATCTACCAGCGTTCGCGTTCATCCTCGCGACGTATTCGGCATCGCGTTGGGCTTGCGCCTGTGCTAAGCGAACGAAGGCCCCGGGGCTGTCGCTCAGTAGCTCATTTCCGTGATGGCGCAACGCGTCCGAGACGAACTGGAACCAAGCGTCAACATCTCGTTCTGTGCTTAAGTGAATGGCTTGAGGAACTGATTTGTAACGCTGATCCCCACAGAGGTACAGCAAGTCTTCAAGCCAGAAATCGCCCAAATCACCCCGTCTCATCGAGAACGAGAGGCTAGATTGCGTCGCCCAGCCAATCTCAAGCACTACGGCTCCGCGAGTTATACGCATGCCTGTCGGCTGCTCATCCGCAACAGTGAACCCATACTGATCAAACAAGAAGTCAAAGCGGCTACGGAGAACCGCAAGCACTCCGAGGTGTCCATCTGGTGGGATCGGTATTTCGGCTATTTGTCCCAGCAGTGTCTCAGCCCGATCCAGAAGAGGCCGGTAACGCTCTTCGGCTCCCGCAGCAGAAACGCACTCGCGCAGCTTCTGAAAGAGCATTAAGTCGCTCTCCGAGCGAACGCGATAGTTGACCCGGGTGTCCCCCGCAACGGCACGCTGGCCGAGGTGGCCCAGATCATCCATAGCTTCGTAAATGTCGTTTTGCAGTGGCCCTATGCCCCTCTCCGCCTTCAGTTGCGAAACCGACGACTCTAGGGCCGCAAGATTCTCTTTGAGAGTCATTTGCCGGGAAATCCTCAGGCGATCATATCGCGTTCTGGGCGAGTGGTTGGCGATGCGGAAGTTTGGCGGTCCAGCGGGCCGCCCCAGCAGGTTACGCTCACCTGCCACGACGAGCTGCATCACCTGTGATGGCCAACACAGTCCGGGCGTCACCTTCCACGGCATACTTAACCTCTTCGGCCATGACCTGCTTACCTGATCCTCGTTTTGAGTCCGCCCGTTCCGTTCGTGCTCCCCTCAAAACGGCTAGTAACTAGAAAGGTATTGGGGTTACTAGAAAATTAGCTACCCCACCCCCTGTTTTTGCTTCTCCATATATTCGCCAAAATTTCCGTATTAAGCAGATTTTAAGCAAGATGGTCGTATCCAGAATTCCATAGACACAAAACAACTTGTCGCAACAACTAATTCCCAAATTTACTTGCCAGTAAATAGGCCAATGTCGCTTCATTCGAGGTCGGCTGACGAGCCAGACTGCTGGTCCCAAGACCAGTGCGAGCCGACGATTGCGAAAGCGATCAAAGCGGATTCTTAGCCCGCAGCTCCGCCACAATCTCCGCCGCCGCTTTGCGTGCCTCGTCCTCGCGGTCGGGCGGGAAGCTGATGGCGCCCACGCGCGCATGTCCGCCTCCGCCGTAGCGCTCGCAGACCTGGGCCAGATTCACCATCTTCGCGGGATCGGCCTTGGTCCACGGGTTCGAACCCACTGCGACCTTGGTCCGGAAGCTCGACTTCGACAAGCCGATCGAATACGTCGCCTGCGGATGCAGGTAGTACGGGATGAACTTGTTGAAGCCCTCAGTCGGGTGGTCCGTGATATCGAAGAAGATCGTGCCGTCCCGCTCTTCGCTGCGGCTGCGAATCAGCGCGATGTCGCGCTCGTGGCGTTCGAGCAGCGGCGGCAAAAGGTCGGCGACAAACGGCTGCGCCAGCACCTCGCTCAGCGGCATCTCCGTCAGCAGCGGAATCAGCCGCGGAATGAACGTCGGGTCCTGAATCGACTCGATCACCAGCGTCAGCTTCATCGCCGGCGCGGCCATTTCAACTGCGCTCTCCGGGCTTTCGTAGAGCGCGCCGTCCACGATGTTGGCCCAGTGAATCAGATCGGCAACCGGCTTGGTGTCGAAACCGAAGCGCGTAGCGCCGATATGGGCGAGAAAGCTGGTGCAGGATGTGTAGGTCGGGTCGAAGAACTTGCGGGACGCGCACGTGGGGTCCTGTTCGCAAGCCTTGAAGTGGGCCTGATCCTGCGGCGTGAGGAAAGCCGAGAGGTGGTGGTCGAACCACCAGGTGATGCGCGGCGAAGCCGAGTACTTGAAGTCGACGATGGCGTTCTCGTCGCCCGTGAACTGCGCCTCGTCAAACAGAGCGCCCGCGCGATGCACCAGGCCGTGATACTCGTAAGCTGCGTCCGCCGCGATGCATTCGCGGTGAAAGCGGGTGAACAGCGAGGCCGAGCAGGCTCCATCGAAGCATTTGTCGTGATAGAAGACGCGAACCCGCAAAAGTGGCTACCTTCCTCAGAAAGAAAAAATCAAAAGGACCAGAACTGTTAAGGATCAAGGGCAGGGCTGCTTGTGTCAAGGCGGCTCAGGCCGTCGCGCGAACGTTGGTCATGCAGCGTGATGGGGCTCACTGCCAAACGTGTACGCCAATGCAATAAAGAACTGGGGATTCCTTGGCGCAAGGTCGCGCGCACTCCCTGAACGAACCCACAGAAAGTGAGCCCGCCATGGCCGTTGCAGCCCTAAGCCTCGGTGTCCTTGATTTCCAGTCCTGCTGGGCCGACCTCGATCTCCCCGCCCACGTGCGGGAGGTGCTCAGCGCCGCGCCCCTCGTGCAGACTCCCGAGACGCGCTCCCAGCTTCTCGACTGGGCGCTGGGCCGCACCACCGGCGAGACCGACTGGACCCTCGGCAACCGCTACGATCATGGCGTCTACGAGGCCTACTTCCAGACGCCTGGCCACGGCCGCGTCTGCGAAGCCATCATTACCAAGGCCCGCAACGGACTGGCCATCAACTTCCCTGACCCCGCCATGCGCCGCCGCGACCCCGACGCCATGGTCATCGGCGACTCTTCCCCAACCGATAAACCCACGTACGCAGAAAGGTTCGGGAGAACCTTCGACGACACGCGCCAGCAGACACTCGACTGGCTCAAGACTCAGGAACTTGTCGCCATGCCGTTCTACGCGGGCGAGGACAAGCTCGGATACGGCTCGCTCCTGATCGTTCCGCGCCAGGCCTCGTTCTTCGCTGCCGCGCTGGCCGATCTCCAAGGCATGATCCCACGCAGCCAGGTGCCCACGAATTTCCGCATCACGGGCGGAGTGCTCTTTGTCGCACCACCATTCCGCCACACCCACTTCGGCGGAAAGCAAATCGTTGTGCACCACCGCAGTGAGAGCCACCAGGAAGTGTTTGCCTATAACCTCTATCCCGGCCCCAGCGCGAAGAAAGGCGTCTACTCCATGCTCCTCGACATCGGCGAGCGCGAGGGTTGGACGACCAACCACTGCGCGGCGGTCGCCGTCATCACGCCTTACGAGAACCAACTCATCCTCATGCATGAAGGCGCCTCCGGCGGCGGCAAATCCGAGATGACCGAGCCCGTCCATCGCATGGAAGACGGCCGCCTCCTCATCGGCCGCAACGTCATCACCAAAGAGGAGCGCACCCTCAACCTACCTGAGGCCTGCCACCTGCGCCCCATCGCAGACGATATGGCCTGCGCGCACCCGAGCTACCAGGGCCGCAGCGGCCGTCTCACCATCGCCGACGCGGAAAACGCCTGGTTCGTCCGCGTGGATCACATCCATGAGTATGGAACCGCACCGAACCTCGAGCGCCTCTGCATCGATCCGCCCGAACCCCTCGTCTTCCTCAACCACTACATCGTTCCCGGCGGCACCTGCCTCACCTGGGAGCACGTGGAAGACGCGCCCGGCAAGCTCTGCCCCAATCCCCGTGTGATTCTGCCCCGCCGCATGATTGCCGACATTGCCGCCGGACCGCGCCCCGTCGACGTCCGCAGCTTCGGTGTCCGCTGCCCCGCGACCCACAAAGACGCCCGGCTCTACGGGATCCTTGGCCTCATGCATGTCCTCTCGCCGGCGCTCGCGTGGCTCTGGCGGCTCGTCGCCCCGCGCGGTCACGCCAACCCCAGCATCCAGGCCTCCAAGTCGAAGGAGATGCAATCGGAAGGCGTCGGCTCCTACTGGGCGTTTGCGACCGGCCGCCGCGTGGATCAGGCCAACCTGCTGCTGCGCCAGATTGTCGACACGCCGGAGACGCGCTACGTGCTTATCCCCAATCAGCATATTGGCGCATGGAAGGTCGGCTTCATGGCCGAGTGGATCGCCCGCGAATACCTGGCCCGCCGCGGCAGCGCCAAGTTCGGCCGCGAGCAGGTGGACGAAGCCCCCTGTGCGCTGCTCGGATATATCCCCAGCCAGCTTAAGGTGGAGGGCTCCATCATCCCACGCGTCTTCCTGCGCGTGGAGGAGCAGATCCAGGGCGGCCTCGATGTCTACGAGGAAGGCGCTCGCCAATGGCGCGAGTTCTTTGCGAAGGAACTCCAGCAGTTCCTGGTCCCAGAACTCGATCCGCTAGGCCGCACCATCATCGAAGCATGCCTTGCCAACGCCACGCCCGACGACTACCGCCGCCTGATCCCTCACCCCATGTTCCGCGACGAGGATCACTGAAAGCTAAAGGAATCTGATTTCGTAATTGGCGAATCGCACTTCATGCGGAGAGAATGTCTTGCAATGTTTCGGACAGGTTTTCCGCTTCTCTTCTTCACCGCAGCAGTGGCGGCGCTCAACTCCGCGGATGCCGCCACGCCGCGGCCGCCTGATCCTTCCATCGCCACTTCTGACATCGTGCTCTCGATCAACGCCTCCGACGCCGGTCCCAAACTGACCTGGATTCAAAGCCTCTCGGGAACTGGTGCCGCCAACCTGGCAGAAGAGCCGCTGCCCGCTTCAGTCGAGTTCGACGGCGCGCAGACGCCGCTCACGTGGAAGCACAATGAATCGCTCGACACCATCGAACCGCACAAAATCGCACTCGTCTACGAATCGCAAAATCCCCACCTGCGGCTCGTCTGGAAATGGGAAGCGCGTGCCTCCTTCGGCCCTGTCGAGCACACCATTACCGTTAAGAATCTCGACACCCGCGAAGTCTGGCTCCCGATGATCGATTCGTTGCGCCTTGCGTTCCATGCGGAGCCGAACATCGCCTATCGCCACTTCTACGTCGAGAAAGGCGCCGACAAACCCTCGCCACAAGGTACGCACCTCGAGACTATCTCCGGCGGCTACAAGTGGACCGGTACATCCTCCACCTACGGCGACCGGCAGGCGGGCGAACCTCGCGAAATCATCCCCGCCGAATTCGTCTTCTCCGATACTTCGTGGACACAAAACTGGTACGCAGGGATCGAGTTCGGCGGCCGCACCCGCATCTCCGTCGAGCGCGCCAACAACCGCATCACCACGGCGCTCGGACTCAATCCCGCACCCGGCCCATTCCGCACCCGACTCAATCCCGGCGCCACCTTCGAAACCCCCACCGTCTTTCTCGGCGCATTCAGCGGCGGCCCCGACAGCGCAGCGAACCAGCTTCGGCCGTGGGTCCGAGCCGTCCTCGGCAACCAGCTCACATGGCGGGATCCGCACTATCCGTACGTGGTCAACAACAGTTGGGGTAGCGGCATGGC from the Occallatibacter riparius genome contains:
- a CDS encoding helix-turn-helix domain-containing protein produces the protein MSVDSREVVRCEHCALVQFRTSNSMCRRCHKPLDIEEVPVLGPVPVPDRQPTTTEAGLQVANQVRDIRRARHLSQRQLAGRMQVPRTYISKIENGKAIPTLGSLERLADALEVDVCQLVRDTRSRREEEVTSILADPFLAEIASLLPRMDSLHRTLFMGALRDKATGQRRTA
- a CDS encoding HAD family hydrolase; this encodes MTEQNQYGREQALSLLREWTQSDSLRKHALAVEACVAAYGEAEADRLGLSGAERESLLNLYSTTALLHDFDYERHPSREEHPFVGVRELERQGWPVELRTAILGHAEYSGTPRVTHLDKVLFACDELAGFLTACALVKPTKAIADVEVPSVKKKMKDKAFAKGVNRQDVIQGAAELGVDLDAHIAFCIEAMKKRAADLGL
- a CDS encoding DHH family phosphoesterase yields the protein MRVRVFYHDKCFDGACSASLFTRFHRECIAADAAYEYHGLVHRAGALFDEAQFTGDENAIVDFKYSASPRITWWFDHHLSAFLTPQDQAHFKACEQDPTCASRKFFDPTYTSCTSFLAHIGATRFGFDTKPVADLIHWANIVDGALYESPESAVEMAAPAMKLTLVIESIQDPTFIPRLIPLLTEMPLSEVLAQPFVADLLPPLLERHERDIALIRSRSEERDGTIFFDITDHPTEGFNKFIPYYLHPQATYSIGLSKSSFRTKVAVGSNPWTKADPAKMVNLAQVCERYGGGGHARVGAISFPPDREDEARKAAAEIVAELRAKNPL
- a CDS encoding DUF4914 family protein, with the protein product MAVAALSLGVLDFQSCWADLDLPAHVREVLSAAPLVQTPETRSQLLDWALGRTTGETDWTLGNRYDHGVYEAYFQTPGHGRVCEAIITKARNGLAINFPDPAMRRRDPDAMVIGDSSPTDKPTYAERFGRTFDDTRQQTLDWLKTQELVAMPFYAGEDKLGYGSLLIVPRQASFFAAALADLQGMIPRSQVPTNFRITGGVLFVAPPFRHTHFGGKQIVVHHRSESHQEVFAYNLYPGPSAKKGVYSMLLDIGEREGWTTNHCAAVAVITPYENQLILMHEGASGGGKSEMTEPVHRMEDGRLLIGRNVITKEERTLNLPEACHLRPIADDMACAHPSYQGRSGRLTIADAENAWFVRVDHIHEYGTAPNLERLCIDPPEPLVFLNHYIVPGGTCLTWEHVEDAPGKLCPNPRVILPRRMIADIAAGPRPVDVRSFGVRCPATHKDARLYGILGLMHVLSPALAWLWRLVAPRGHANPSIQASKSKEMQSEGVGSYWAFATGRRVDQANLLLRQIVDTPETRYVLIPNQHIGAWKVGFMAEWIAREYLARRGSAKFGREQVDEAPCALLGYIPSQLKVEGSIIPRVFLRVEEQIQGGLDVYEEGARQWREFFAKELQQFLVPELDPLGRTIIEACLANATPDDYRRLIPHPMFRDEDH